The Limibacter armeniacum sequence ATGATCATGCACCATGAGACTTCTTCTTCAGTTCGTAACTACGAGCGTCATATGGATGCAGCATACCAGTTTATGAAAGACAACGGTTATGATGCAGTGAAGAGTGGTTATGTAGGTGATATCCTGCCACGTGGTGAAAACCACTACAGCCAGTGGATCGTGAACCACTACCAGTATGCTTTGGAAAAAGCAGCAGAGTACCAGATTATGATCAATGCGCACGAGGCAGTTCGTCCTACAGGTATTGCACGTACTTACCCTAACCTGATCGGTAACGAGTCAGCAAGAGGTACAGAGTATCAGGCATTCGGTGGTAGCAAGCCTTTCCACGTAAGTGTCCTGCCTTTCACGCGTCTGATTGGTGGTCCAATGGACTATACGCCGGGTATCTTCGAGATGGATATCTCAAAACTGAACCCTAACAACCACTCTCATGTAAATGCGACAATCGCTAACCAGTTGGCACTGTACGTGACAATGTACAGCCCACTGCAAATGGCAGCTGACCTTCCTGAAAACTACAAGCGTTTTATGGATGCGTTCCAGTTTATCAAGGATGTGGCAGTAGATTGGGATGAGAGCAAGTACCTGGAAGCAGAACCAGGCAAATACATTACAATCGCTCGTCGTGAGAAAGGTTCTAACAACTGGTTTGTAGGTAACGTTGCAGGTGACGAGGCTTATGTATCCAAAATCTCTTTCGACTTCCTGGAGCCAGGCAAAACGTATGTAGCAACTATCTACAGCGATGCGAAAGATGCTGATTACAAGACAAACCCTCAAGCATACAATATCCGTAAGGTGTTGGTGAACAGCAAGTCTAAACTGACACAGCGTTCAGTAGCAGCAGGTGGTTATGCAATCAGCTTGATTGAAGTGACAGACAAGAGCCAGAAGAAAGGTTTGAAGAAGTTGTAATTCAATCAAGTACCCTATATAAAGTTGACCTCTCAGGTGATTTGCCTGAGGGGTCTTTTTTTGTTTTACGTAGTCATCATACTTACAGGTATTTATAAGTATATCAGCTCAATCATTTCTATTGAACAGTCAGTCAATTACCTTTTCTGATTCAAAATATAGTTTTTCAGCTTTGGAAAGTTTGTATATTTACGGGAACTGAACAGTCTGTAACATTGAACGAGAAACATAAATTGCATAAAACCAGCAAGAAACTATTTTAAAAGTGACTCCTGTAATCAGCATAAGCCCTTGTTGGGAGCAGAACAGATGTTCATAACTAAACTTTACAAAGAGCAACAGCTTTAACTAGGATCTAATGAAAAGAATTTTTTTAGCAATCAGCTTACTACCAGTATTATGGGCATTTTCGCCAAGTCAAAATGTACAGGTTGCCATCTTTGAGCAATTGTCAATTGATGTTCCATCAACGTTTAGCCAACTTGATCCTGAAGTACTAGATGAAAAGTACCATGACCAACCTTTTCATCCGGTATTGGAGCTGCATCAGGAGCAGGATTCTATAACCCTGATACTGTCAGATAACTTGAATCCACTTTCAGAAGGGGAGGTAGATAACCTAAGGGAGTTTTATGAAAACCATTTTAAGGGAATGTACCCAAATGCAGTTTGGTTGGATACCAAAACAGTAGATATCAACTCACTGCCTGTAGCCTATCTTGAAACATCCAATCAGGGTGAGTACTACTTGGTTTTCTTTACAGCTGTGGATGGCAGACAAATTCACATAGCCATTTCTGCAAAGAGTGAAAACCTTGACAGGGTAAGGGAAACATCTAGAGGTATTATGGAGTCATTAAAGAAAAGAGGCTAAGACCCAATAGGCTATTTTATTCTAAAAGCTATATATGATATAGATATAATAAAAGAGCGTCATTCCAACCTGATTTGGGATGACGCTCTTTGCTTTTAGCACTTATAGCTATAATTTTCAGGTTACTTTTTGGCTAACGAAAACTTGTGAGAAGTACTTCTCTTGTAGCCATTTATAACCAACCCATTTTGATCAATTTCTACAATGGCAAAACTGTTGTTATCAAGCCCATCATGATCTACCATCCCCAATTGTGTAATGTAATGAATCCCATTGATGGTCTGGAAATCTTCTTGGTGTACATGTCCCTGAAGTACAGCCAATACCTTTCCTGATTTTTCCATCAGCTTTTGAGCCCTTTCAAAATCTGTCACATAAAATGGGTCATTGTCTCGAGTAAAATTATATAAAGTAAAATGGCAGAATACGACCGTTGGCAAAGTTGTTTTCTCAAGGTCTTGCTCAAACCATTTCCACTGACCTTCCGGAATAATCGCTTCAGACCATTTAAAATCACCATGGTTATGATGGCTTCCATCAGGATGATAATTAGGGTCAAGTACTATAAAATGAAATCCATTCAGGTCAAAAGAATAATGTCCTTGATCTTTTGGGATACCTGTGTTTTCGACACCTTCAAGAAACTGCTTTTTTGAAATGCTATCAACATCATGGTTTCCAATACAGTGATATCTTGGTCCGTTAAACTTGGCAAATGCACCTTCTATTTCAGACAAGTAACGCAATGTATCCACTTCTTGCTTTTGTTCGTCCTGATCTTTTAAATCACCCAAATGAATCGCAAAATCCACTTTCTCTTTATTCAAAACTTCAACACAAGCTTCCAGCTTTTCTATTGACTGACGGTAAAATCTTGTCCCTGATTCAGGGCGATTGGCATAGTGGCTGTCCGTCAGTACTCCAAAGCGGATACTAGGTTGTTTACTTTGTGAAAACAAGCTTTTAGGAGCGAGAAATATTGCTCCAGTCAGGACTGATGAAGAAAGTAAAAAACGTCTGCGTGAAATGGTCCAGCTCATAGTGGTATCGACTTAGAATGATAAAGTACATTAGAGATTATCACGATTTCTATAATCTAAACAAGTGCATTAATATAAGAATAATCATATTCTCTATTTGCACTCACACAGGCAAATACTCGGTGTATAATCTTATTTCTAACAGCGTTAATGATTGACATCTTGTGTTTGCCTTGTTTTACTTTTCTGTGAAAGTAATCATAGAGTTCTCCTTTTCCCTTACCAATACTTGCTACTGCAGCCATATGCAATAACTTTTTCATGTCTTTGTTAGCCATATTGGATACTTTTGCTCTTCCTTTGATACTAATGCCTGAGGTATAGGCAAATGGAGCTACACCACTGTAGCAGGCGAACTTCCGTCCATCTCGGAGATCCTTGAATTCATTGGTCACAACCAGTAGTTTCCAACAAACAATTTCTCCCACACCAGGTACGGAGGTGACAATTTTGGTCAGTTGTTTGAGTTTTTCATCTTCCTGAATCAGTTGACGGATCTGTAGCTGTACTTTTTTCAGTTGCTTATCCAGCTGATTCAACAACGGCTGGAAATGTTTGCGTGCCAGCCCTGT is a genomic window containing:
- a CDS encoding metallophosphoesterase family protein encodes the protein MSWTISRRRFLLSSSVLTGAIFLAPKSLFSQSKQPSIRFGVLTDSHYANRPESGTRFYRQSIEKLEACVEVLNKEKVDFAIHLGDLKDQDEQKQEVDTLRYLSEIEGAFAKFNGPRYHCIGNHDVDSISKKQFLEGVENTGIPKDQGHYSFDLNGFHFIVLDPNYHPDGSHHNHGDFKWSEAIIPEGQWKWFEQDLEKTTLPTVVFCHFTLYNFTRDNDPFYVTDFERAQKLMEKSGKVLAVLQGHVHQEDFQTINGIHYITQLGMVDHDGLDNNSFAIVEIDQNGLVINGYKRSTSHKFSLAKK
- a CDS encoding transposase: TGLARKHFQPLLNQLDKQLKKVQLQIRQLIQEDEKLKQLTKIVTSVPGVGEIVCWKLLVVTNEFKDLRDGRKFACYSGVAPFAYTSGISIKGRAKVSNMANKDMKKLLHMAAVASIGKGKGELYDYFHRKVKQGKHKMSIINAVRNKIIHRVFACVSANREYDYSYINALV